The segment TGGGTGCTAAGGAAAGAACTTGCAGAAAGGGAAGTTATGATGGCTCAGCTGTTCTGCTGTTTGCAGTCAAAATACTGACTGGAATACCCTAAACTACATGTCAAACACcagcttctcaaaaaaaaaaacaaaaaaaaacccccaaaaaacaagaGCAGATCTCTCTGCAGGTCTGGCTAGAATACTTTATCCTCTTAGAAGCAGGAATACAGAACTAAGActtctggaaaatgttttcatctttgTGGATGTAGCTGTTCACCTGAGGTgtgaataactttttttctacttaacTCAGGCTCTTAGGACTTCTATAGATGCTTATGACAACTTTGACAACATTTCTCTTGCCCAACGTTTGGAGAAACACGAGCTAATAGAGTTCAGAAGAATTGCTGCTTATCTCTTCAAAGGAAACAATCGCTGGAAACAGAGTGTAGAACTCTGTAAGAAAGACAGACTGTACAAGGTAAGACCTCTGCACAGGTCTGCTTTAGCATCCTCAGCTTGTTTGTGACTTTCAGTCACATCTCTTCGGATGCTACCAGGTGGTGTGTGTTGCTAATCTGGCAAATCTTGCTTCAGAGTGGCAGGAAAGGGACAGATTTCTTGGCAAGAAGTCATAAATGCTTCCTCTGCTACTGTCAGCAATTGTTGCTCAGTTAAATCCCAGGTATTGTCCTGTGGCACCTGAGGCTAACCAGGCTCTCTCCTGTTGTAGGATGCAATGCAGTATGCTTCAGAATCCAAAGATactgagctggcagaagagtTGTTGCAGTGGTTCTTGCAGGAGAACAAGAGAGAATGCTTTGGTGCTTGTCTCTTCACCTGCTATGATCTCCTAAGGCCAGATGTTGTCTTGGAAACAGCATGGAGGCACAACATCATGGACTTTGCCATGCCATACTTCATTCAGGTCATGAAGGAATACTTGACCAAGGTaagagcagctgcttctccagcactgAGAGCTTGTAAGTCACTGTGGTGTATGCCTTGAGACTGTCTGCTTGCTACTAACATTGATATGGGCTTTGTCAAACGTCTGTCTGTCCATGTCCACACTTATTTTTCAGTCCATCTGGGGAGAGACTTCGCCCTCTAAGAGACTGAAACACTTGCAGACTGCACCCTATCTGCCAATTTCAGAACCTACATCAGTAGTATTTGCCTGACTGTGGGCAGTGTCTCAAAGTAGCTCCAGGATTTGGGCTTTTCACATGCTGTGTCAGTCAGGAATCCCAACTGGGACCAAGCAAGCTCTAACTAAATTCTAGACTGTGATACTAAAAAGCTTTATTATAACTAGACCCTAAGTTAACTTGGTCTGCTCTGCACTTAACTCTAAAATGTGGCTCTGAGACTTAATGGCACTAATTATGACTCAGCTTTTTGTTTAAAGTGACTCAGGATGGGGAAAGTATTTGGCCATGCTCTGACAGACTTGAACTGGATTTGAGTTAAATACAGACTTGGCACTAGCAAGATTTGCCCAGCTGAAGCTTTCAGAGTATCTTCCAGTGAATTCCTTGATGATTAAGACTGTGAGAAGTAAAAGTTTAACTCATGTGTGAGTCAGTGGAGACAAGCCTGCCTGTTGGTCTACAAGACTTGCCTGGCTGTTAGCTCTAAAGGCAGGACTGCACTGTAGTCCTGCAGCAATCTGTCCTTAAATAATACATtctgggggaggtggggagcTGCCTAAGCAGTAGCATTGCTTGTCAGATAAGCCTGGTGTACTGAGCCTCTCTTGAGAGTAATAGTTTTGGAGCAGgattcttcaaaataaaaatgtcatgagCTAAGGGCTTAGGTTCCAGCCATAGTGTAGTTAATGAAACCAATGCAGTGAAGTCTGGCAACAAGCAGAGCTGCCTTTCTAAAGCAGATACTTCTGGTGTATCTTTGTTTTTACTCACCTGTACCTTAATTATTTCTTCCCTGACGCTTTTGTTTCTGCCTTTTATATGCTAAATATGGAATTTGATTTTTCTAAGCTGCACCTTCTGAATTCCTTTGCAGGTTGATGCAATAAAGGAAAAGGTGAAAGTTGAttcttgttttccatctttaaGTCTGGAGGACTAAGTCTAAGGATTCTGCATgagtttttttactttcctatGTTTACTACACTGCTGCTACTGCTTTTCTCCCCCcccaaacaaaatatcactAAAGCATATGCAAATTATTTAACTCTACAAGTAGCTAGTGCTGTAGGCCCAAAGTAGATTTGTTTGCTACTAATAAGCTACTAGATCCTCAGGAAGGGCATAGAGGTGATCAGTTGGATCACAGTCAACCTGATATCAAAAGGATACACAAGTGCTACTATTTGACAGCCAATCTGACTGGAGGAAGCTCCTAACATATGAAATAATTATCTTGCACCACTGCCTCTGAACCCTAAATCAAGATGGCATTTGCTAGTTTAAGGACTGTGATCCAGTTCCTGATCTCTTGACCATTACTAACGTGTGCTGACAGTAGGCAGAGTAGCTACTAGCTGCTTCAGAAGAGACTCTTCCTTACTCAGGTGTCCAGTTCTCATGGTGCTAGTCTAATCCACATGGTGCTCTAGTTCACACAGCAACTGAAAACTTCAGCTAATAGGCAAAGTCTGGTTCTCTTCCCTGTAGTGAATTTCTTGTAGTTGTGCACAAAAGACTGCCTTGCAAGCTCTTCAGCTTCATTAAACTTCTCTCGCtacctcatttaaaaaaaaaaaacaaccaaataaaagGTAATGCTTATTGCTCTTCTAAGGCTACCCTAAGGCTTGCCTTTTGCTATGCAATTTTGCCCTTTCCAAGGGCAGTCTCTAAGGTACCTGTCCATCTGCTTTGGTACAAATCCCACTGATTCTGCTTAGGGCAGAGTTCAGCCCCAGCGTGAGCTTTCTGTAAATGTGGTTGAGCAAAGGGCAAGCAAACTGACACAGGGCTGGAAGATGGACTTAAATCCCAACTGCTGTCTGTAATTACACCACTGGAACTCAAGGCTAACCTGACTAAAATGTGTAGTGTGAGGTCCTTCAGCAGCTAGTAAGTGAGGCAGTGAGAGAGAGAGTGTGTGTGGAAAAAAGGTAATTGAACTGCAGTGTTTGCATAAACCACGCATGTGTAGCAGTCATTGCAATCACATCCCACTGTTCCTGAAGCTACAAGGCATTGCTGGGGGCTGcgtgtggtttttttggggggagccTGTATGGCAGTCATCTTCAGACCTCACTCTTGCTTCAGTACTTTTGCCTCTTTTTCATGCACACATAACACAGTAACATTGAATGCATGTtacttttcctctgcagcttaTTGCAGTCCCTGTGGAAAAGCCTTTAAAACAATTTTGCTACAAGGGTGTAGGGGACTGAAGCTGATGCTCAAGCAAGTGGTGTAAGAACCATCCTGCAGGCTGGTTTCATTCAAACTTGCACTTGTTActgtaaatatttgtttatttctgagGGGAGGCATCAAAACTGAGTCAAAAATACACTGAATGTCCTGGGCTGGAGGCTTTCCAAGTGTGTGTAAGCCAAATGCCTCTGCTTAGTAGCAAACTGCACATTTTTCCTTGGATTGCATCTCTCaacttctgtgcttctgtgttcAGTGTGTTGCTGTTTGAGTTAAAACCAGTGCAGTTCTCAGCAAGGTGTCTGGAAAATGAGTCTTGAAGCAGTGGCATACACTCCTGTGCACTTTGACAGCAGCAAGCCAGATACTGGTGTcaggcaacaacaacaacaaaaaaaggcttGCTGGGAAAGCCCAGTGAATGAATGAACTCCTAGAGCTTGGGACTTGTGCCACTTCCTGGATTTATGCCTCTAAAGTTACAGATGAACAGGTTTATGGAACATGTTGTAACTCTCAGCTAAATGGAGGAAAGCCACTAGAGCTGCCTGCCAGTATTTGCTGATGGAGCACAGTTAAGCTGAAAAACTGTTCAACTGATGGGTGTTGGGTGTAGCTGAATAAATAATGCCAACCCTGTGTAAGTACAGGAAGCCTGTCTTCAAACTCCTTGAAGGAcacaaaggaagcaaaagatGAATCTGGTTTGTGAGTTgtcttggtgtttttttttttaaaagtaattggCATGATTGTCTCTGACTTCATTCTCAATCTTATCTCCCAGGTTAAAAGTAGCAGTACttaatttttgtggttttagtTTCAGGGCCTGCCTTAGCCTGTAGTAATGCTGAGTTTCCTTGGATCTGTTATTTTTTGAGCACTGTTTCACTCCAGAATGAGTTCTCTTCTCTTGCCTTTCTGTAGGGGTGGGCTAGCAGCACAATCACACTTGCTGTGAAGCTGGCTAGGCTGGCCTTGGTTCTGTGGATTCAGCTCCAGCACATTGAGTATTTGTGGGTTTAGGCTGACTGCCACACAGTTCTagagtggaaaaaacaaaacaaaaaaagtcttatACACATGCATTCTCTGCATTTGAACTTAAATTGCATGAGTGAATGGGTTTGGAAAGTGAAATCTTGAGGCTCAAGTGACATGTCGGATGCTATTGCAGTCTGCTGTATCCAAACACCAGATGGCTTTGCCTTCCATGTTGCATTCAGGGAAACTTTTCCAGATCTGGGCATTATCTGAGCAATTAATTGCTCCTCCACCAAAATCTCCAACTGACATCCTGCTAATTTTGTGCCCTGAGGCTGTTGGGTTTTAAAGCAGTTGGAGCAGCAGTGATTGATGAGCTGACATGACAAATAGCTCTAGTCCAGTGTGGGACCTTTCACACAAAGCTTCAGCCTGGAGTGAGCTTTCAAAGCTCCACAAATCCCTCaattagggatttttttttcaggcaacaGACAATCTTGACTGCACCAGTACCAACATTGCTACTTGAATTGATCTTAACTTGTAAATGGTCTCCTTTTCTTGATGGGTGTTAACATACCACTAAGGCTTTTCCACTTCTCTGCCATGAGTAAGTGTCTCTTGTGGAggagtttttttaattgttggtCTTAATTCCAGGTGGATAAACTGGATGCATCGGAGTCTttgagaaaggaagaggagcaaGCTACAGAAACACAACCCATTGTTTATGGTAATGTTTGTGTTTGTTAGTATCACaacactttgcttttaaaaacaacactTCTCTAGTCAGGGTTTTTCCCAAGGAAGTCCTTGGAAATGGGAATATTCTTCATGTGAAATCAAGTCTTGGGGGAACGTGGTGCAAAATACCAGTAAAGCACAAGCCAAATGCTGCTGCTAAGATTGGATGTGGGCTGTGGGATTGGAGATTTGTCCTTACCCATACTCAGGGAATTAATGCTAAACACACatctccaggaaggctgcaggagCTCTTCTGCCAGAACAATCTGTCCCGAGGAATAAAGATCAACCCTCTTCTGTCTTCCAGGTCAGCCACAGCTAATGTTGACAGCAGGACCCAGCGTGGCAGTTCCCCCACAAGCACCTTTTGGCTATGGCTACACTGCCCCTCCCTAcgggcagccccagcctggctttggGTACAGCAtgtgaggagcagcacaggTCCCCTGCGGAGCCATCGGTTTTCTTACTGAAACTCCACCGTCCCTCCCCGCTTTAACTCATAACAGGGAAAAGCAAGAGTTCAGCCTCCTGTTCTTGTAACCTTTATTTCATGAAGgactgtttgttttgtttggtttttttctagctCAAAACGATTTGAATcacttctgtttaattttttttttttttttcacattccaTGTCATTTAGACTTTACAGAAGGGGGAATAGTTTAAACAACTCTGTTCAAAGTGGGCTTTTGCAGGACTGCTTATTTACCATTAAGTCTGTTGTGAAGATTCTGATTTGCACTCTCTAGTGTTTAAACTCTAATATTGAATCCTAAGTTCATTGTATGTGAGCAGCTTACAGTATGTACTGTCTATTCTAAATGCATTTAAGTCTCACTGTATATCCGGGGAAAGCTAAAGCCAAGATCCTTGTATTTGACCTCACCAGACTGCTGACAAGAGACAACACTAATCAGCATATCCTACCCTGGTTGGATATCATAGCtctaaaaagaatttaaaatgcGTACAGACAACCTTTGCCTGACTTAAAATGAGTAAAAGTTTtgggtttctcttttttttttttcctatttttttcttttttttttccccttaaccTATGCAGGTTTTTCCAGTTATGCATATAGAAACTGCTAGTGTCTTTTTGCTCACTCCATATGTAACAGATGACCTTATGTTGTGCTGTATCCTGTGCTTTTGTGGGACATTCCATTCAGGAACAGAGCACCATGATTCCAATCTGTGTATTTACTAACCCTGCCCTGAGGTTTGTGTATGTTGGATATTGTGGTGTTTTAGATCACTGTTTTTGAGTGTACAGAAGAGAGAATTCAAGCATATTgctgttcagttttgtttgtgCAATTTGAAATTactcaacttaaaaaaaaaagaaaaaaaaataaattactggaCTGTGGACATGCTGCATAGTGGTAGCTTCACTTTACTGTCTTCAAAAAAGGACCTTTGAACTCAAACCAAGTATTACAGTGCTGGGGGTGTGGGCCACATGAAGGGGTGTGAGGGGCCActgggagagcagcagtggAGACCATTAGTGGTGTCTTGCACTGAGGGGGCTATACAAGGAGCTGGGTAATGCTTTTTCTAGAGAGAGATtatggcagaagaaaaacaaaaaatagcacTTTTTTTAAGAGTTGGCTGCACTGTGGTCAACTCCAGCATATTTTGACCAGATGATACATTAGGATTGTAGTAGGGTGTGTCAGTTAAATTGAGATCATGTTCTAGGTATGTAAGTTGCCTTAAATATATTTAGCTTCAAATAAAATGGACTTAAATGTTTCTCTATGAATACTGTCATATTTGAGTGTAGTTTCTCTATGAACATTGTCATCCTGGAGTGTCATGAGTATTACAACACTTGGCCAGATGCCTGATAGGTGTAGAAGCTTCTGTCTCCTCCCCAGGAGGTGTCCTCAGGGCTGGttccagctctgtcctgctcacTCCAGTGacctcctcagctgctctgggggTTCCTGTCActgagcactgcagcagctccaggtgtcAGGGTGGGTGACAGCATCAGGGGAAGCATCTTGACCTGACAGCATCTGAACCTGCCACAGGCTCTTGGTCTTTGTTCAGGAAAACTGAACATAACACTTCAGAAAGTGTTATGCCTAAAATCAGAGGTGTGGTGTAAAAATTCTCCACTCTGTGTTGACTACAACTTGTATTTCAACCCCTCTGAGTCTGCAAATCCTCTTCTTGCAGCTGGGCTGTAAAACCTGTTGAGCTTGGGCAAATAATTGTACCAATTACTCAAACTGCCCAAGCAGGAAGTTGGCTACAGCAACACCCAGCTCTGTGGGCAATTTTTAACTGCTtcagcttttcatcttttctgaattaaaaaatatattttgggtttttttaaaaaaaaaacactcaaCAAACCTGTTGTGCCTGTAAGGCAGAGGAGATGAACCTGCCACACGAGACATTCACTTCACTCATGGGTTCCATTCAACCAGTAAACCAAAATGACAAAATCCTCAGTTAATTGCACAGGTTCTTTCTTAGGGGTAATAAATTTCTGCCAGCTCTACTCTCTCCCCTTCCACTGGGCTCAGTGTTTTCTTGCCCACTTCAGAACACAGCAAGAGAAACTCTTGATTTGCAAATCtaaatctctttaaaaaaacGATTTTATTTATACTAAGAGAacacaataggaaaaaaaaaaatctccaaactTAGCTTTTATCCCTTCAGCACCGATACACACCAGTGAATTCAGATTCCTTGGGTCCCTGCTTTAGAACAGTTTCAGGTGACCAGAAACTTTATCTACTACATCAGCTGGTCCCGGTCCAATCCCCAGGACAGTCTGGGATCCTGGAGCTATCTGAGTACGTCCTGCATCTTGGATCAAGCTGACAGTCAGCCCCAGGTGCTTTGcctcagccaggagctgcagcagagcctcTTCATCGGGAGCTTTCAGGACCACTTTGGGTTGCCCGCAGTATTCCCACTGTTTCAGGAGATCGGGATTTCTCCTCTGGAGCTGCTTGTAGGCAGAGACAGCCGCGTGGGAACACTGCGCTGCCACTTTGCCCTTCCCCATCTTCAGGTCGTTTCGGACAACCAGAACCATCTTAAACTCTCCGGACTCTCCCATCACCTCCGCTCCGTTCCCCGCCGCTCCCGCCCCGGGCTCTCCCCGCAGCCTCCCGCGGATGCCCCATCCCAGGCACACCCCGCAGGCAACTCCGGCGATGATGCTGAGGAGCCCGGGCTTGAGGAGAGAATCCATGAGGGGATTTTGGGGAGACctggctgagaaaaaaaagagatataaGGGGGAAGGGGGATTTTACGGTTTGACAGTTTTTAGGCCTGTTTTTGGGggacaaaataataaaaaaagggaatCCCGGAATGGTTTAGGCTGGAAAAGGCTTCAAGGTAATGAAGCTTCAAGGTAATGATGTTACCACCCTTCTCCTGAGGAAAGATCCATCTCCATGATTCCAGAGCCACCTCCCCCCTCCCGCCCCGTCTCCCGCAGCCCCGGCAGCGGCTTTGTCACCGCCAGTACCGGTGAGGGTCCGGAACCGGCCCGTAACGGCCTGAGGCTGaggataaaaacaaaacaaaaaaaaaaaacctcgcAAATTAAGCCAAAGTGACCCCCAGAAGCGCTGAACCGGCGGCTGAGTTCACACGGAGAACCCAAATGTCACCGGAGGGTTCGGTACCGAGAGGAAGCGAGGCGGAACCGCGGCGGGAAACGACGGCACCGGGGGGGAATCTGAACCCGAGGggagaatgaaacaaaaacccGGGGCGGGGCAGGgcgaaccgaaccgaaccgggTCCGGAACCTTCACGGAGCGTCTCACCTGCCGCGCGCCCACCGGGCCGCTTACGCCGTCGCGCGGAGATGACACCAAAGGGCGGGGGGAGGGAGCGGGAATGGCGGCGCGCGGGAAGTGGCGCGCGCCGGTGGGCGGGAAGAGGCGGAGCTGCCCCTCCCCCACCCCGTTCCCATCCGCCCCTCAGTTCCAGGTTGGCCCCGGAGCAGCGGCAGCCGCCGGAGAGGAGCGCGGTGAGTGCGGGACGGGACGGGCCTAGGGACGGGTTGAGTTGGGTTTGGGGTTCGGTTGCCGTAAGGGCTTTCCCGGAGAGTGGGGGCAGGGAGCGAGTTCCGCACCGCCATCTCCTCAGCCGGCTCTGTTTTCCCCCCGTCCCCTCAGC is part of the Calypte anna isolate BGI_N300 chromosome 19, bCalAnn1_v1.p, whole genome shotgun sequence genome and harbors:
- the PTRH2 gene encoding peptidyl-tRNA hydrolase 2, mitochondrial, giving the protein MDSLLKPGLLSIIAGVACGVCLGWGIRGRLRGEPGAGAAGNGAEVMGESGEFKMVLVVRNDLKMGKGKVAAQCSHAAVSAYKQLQRRNPDLLKQWEYCGQPKVVLKAPDEEALLQLLAEAKHLGLTVSLIQDAGRTQIAPGSQTVLGIGPGPADVVDKVSGHLKLF